A window of the Diorhabda carinulata isolate Delta chromosome 1, icDioCari1.1, whole genome shotgun sequence genome harbors these coding sequences:
- the LOC130901798 gene encoding uncharacterized protein LOC130901798 isoform X2, with protein sequence MSEHIESTDCGSKVVQSWRTLVNTLNTGHKIYPLDQNPSRDCEFIVIDSKIQIRVVHVLPGFVRRSIVVSQPILFDTKRCSLSEEYWFSKWNKPLKLGNCNCSFRRSFRHSIISSQPLGYSNETSRKLVPSLELSPTKITNIATFVERLIQDTFFEAFYEYYMVKNKDNRDRNTNNGQINLGYEVTDEDNIVITLRKKTKSNDFAANKTDLRNSFCVRKTCIHKKSIQKPLVILFHGIGTSADIWTIVINALTCRGYEVIAPDMLGHGFSSAPTKSTYYTFNNLLRQALTIFDHYMGESKRKCVLIGHSYGCSLITAMYPHRAQKIGQLILISGGGPIPLAPPVKENEISPLGCAYTFLNPLLYCGVKRSLFFLSRGKHFKVCDDENGLPRHVVENMTKGQKWSQGDTAFHRRIISPTLLVHGLQDTHVTLVQECEMERMAG encoded by the exons ATGTCTGAGCACATAGAATCAACTGACTGTGGTTCAAAAGTAGTACAATCATGGAGAACTTTAGTTAATACACTGAATACAGGACACAAGATTTATCCCCTTGATCAGAATCCGTCCAGGGATTGTGAATTCATAGTTATTGATTCTAAGATTCAAATAAGAGTTGTACATGTTCTACCTGGTTTTGTAAGGAGGTCAATTGTTGTTTCTCAACCAATACTATTTGATACTAAAAGATGTTCATTGTCAGAAGAATACTGGTTCAGCAAATGGAATAAACCATTAAAACTTGGAAACTGTAATTGTTCATTTAGGAGGTCATTCAGGCATTCCATTATTTCAAGTCAACCTCTAGGATATAGTAATGAAACTAGTAGAAAACT ggTACCCAGTTTAGAACTGTCTCCAaccaaaattacaaatatagCAACATTTGTAGAACGTCTAATTCAAGACACATTTTTTGAAGccttttatgaatattatatggtaaaaaataaagataataggGACAGAAACACAAACAATGGTCAAATCAATTTAGGATATGAAGTGACAGATGAAGATAATATTGTTATAACATTGCGTAAAAAGACTAAATCAAATGACTTTGCAGCTAACAAGACTGATTTGAGGAATAGTTTTTGTGTTAGAAAAACATGCATTCATAAAAAATCTATACAA aaacctCTTGTGATATTGTTTCATGGAATAGGAACATCAGCAGATATATGGACTATAGTTATAAATGCTTTGACTTGTCGTGGTTATGAAGTTATTGCTCCTGATATGTTAGGACATGGCTTTAGCTCAGCACCAACAAAATCAACCTATTATACTTTTAATAATCTTCTTCGACAGGCACTCACAATTTTTGACCATTACATGGGAGAGAGTAAAAGAAAGTGTGTTCTAATTGGACATTCTTATGg TTGTAGTTTGATAACTGCTATGTATCCACATAGAGCGCAGAAAATTGGGcaacttatattgataagtggTGGTGGACCAATTCCTTTAGCACCACCtgtaaaagaaaatgaaatatctcCATTAGGATGTGCATATACTTTCCTGAATCCTTTACTATACTGTGGTGTCAAAAG GAGTCTTTTCTTTCTATCAAGAGGCAAACATTTTAAAGTTTGTGATGATGAAAATGGTTTACCAAGACATGTTGTCGAAAATATGACAAAAGGTCAAAAATGGTCCCAAGGAGATACAGCTTTTCACAGAAGAATTATATCTCCTACCCTTTTAGTACATGGATTACAAGATACACACGTAACATTAGTCCAAGAGTGTGAGATGGAAAGg ATGGCAGGATAA
- the LOC130901798 gene encoding protein ABHD8-like isoform X1 has protein sequence MSEHIESTDCGSKVVQSWRTLVNTLNTGHKIYPLDQNPSRDCEFIVIDSKIQIRVVHVLPGFVRRSIVVSQPILFDTKRCSLSEEYWFSKWNKPLKLGNCNCSFRRSFRHSIISSQPLGYSNETSRKLVPSLELSPTKITNIATFVERLIQDTFFEAFYEYYMVKNKDNRDRNTNNGQINLGYEVTDEDNIVITLRKKTKSNDFAANKTDLRNSFCVRKTCIHKKSIQKPLVILFHGIGTSADIWTIVINALTCRGYEVIAPDMLGHGFSSAPTKSTYYTFNNLLRQALTIFDHYMGESKRKCVLIGHSYGCSLITAMYPHRAQKIGQLILISGGGPIPLAPPVKENEISPLGCAYTFLNPLLYCGVKRSLFFLSRGKHFKVCDDENGLPRHVVENMTKGQKWSQGDTAFHRRIISPTLLVHGLQDTHVTLVQECEMERTIPRAFLELIPNAGHLPMIETPEHLIHMIICFLDMWS, from the exons ATGTCTGAGCACATAGAATCAACTGACTGTGGTTCAAAAGTAGTACAATCATGGAGAACTTTAGTTAATACACTGAATACAGGACACAAGATTTATCCCCTTGATCAGAATCCGTCCAGGGATTGTGAATTCATAGTTATTGATTCTAAGATTCAAATAAGAGTTGTACATGTTCTACCTGGTTTTGTAAGGAGGTCAATTGTTGTTTCTCAACCAATACTATTTGATACTAAAAGATGTTCATTGTCAGAAGAATACTGGTTCAGCAAATGGAATAAACCATTAAAACTTGGAAACTGTAATTGTTCATTTAGGAGGTCATTCAGGCATTCCATTATTTCAAGTCAACCTCTAGGATATAGTAATGAAACTAGTAGAAAACT ggTACCCAGTTTAGAACTGTCTCCAaccaaaattacaaatatagCAACATTTGTAGAACGTCTAATTCAAGACACATTTTTTGAAGccttttatgaatattatatggtaaaaaataaagataataggGACAGAAACACAAACAATGGTCAAATCAATTTAGGATATGAAGTGACAGATGAAGATAATATTGTTATAACATTGCGTAAAAAGACTAAATCAAATGACTTTGCAGCTAACAAGACTGATTTGAGGAATAGTTTTTGTGTTAGAAAAACATGCATTCATAAAAAATCTATACAA aaacctCTTGTGATATTGTTTCATGGAATAGGAACATCAGCAGATATATGGACTATAGTTATAAATGCTTTGACTTGTCGTGGTTATGAAGTTATTGCTCCTGATATGTTAGGACATGGCTTTAGCTCAGCACCAACAAAATCAACCTATTATACTTTTAATAATCTTCTTCGACAGGCACTCACAATTTTTGACCATTACATGGGAGAGAGTAAAAGAAAGTGTGTTCTAATTGGACATTCTTATGg TTGTAGTTTGATAACTGCTATGTATCCACATAGAGCGCAGAAAATTGGGcaacttatattgataagtggTGGTGGACCAATTCCTTTAGCACCACCtgtaaaagaaaatgaaatatctcCATTAGGATGTGCATATACTTTCCTGAATCCTTTACTATACTGTGGTGTCAAAAG GAGTCTTTTCTTTCTATCAAGAGGCAAACATTTTAAAGTTTGTGATGATGAAAATGGTTTACCAAGACATGTTGTCGAAAATATGACAAAAGGTCAAAAATGGTCCCAAGGAGATACAGCTTTTCACAGAAGAATTATATCTCCTACCCTTTTAGTACATGGATTACAAGATACACACGTAACATTAGTCCAAGAGTGTGAGATGGAAAGg ACAATTCCAAGAGCTTTTTTGGAACTAATTCCTAATGCTGGACATTTACCAATGATTGAAACACCAGAGCATTTAATACACatgattatttgttttttagataTGTGGAGTTGA